Genomic window (Campylobacter sp. RM16704):
TTTAGAAGAAAGGATTTATAGATTTCGCTGTGTTGAAACTTGGTCTATGGTGGTGCCTTGGGTTGGTTTTGAGCTTCGAGCTTTGATAGAAAAATGCAAAGTTAAAAGTAATGCTAAATTTATAAAATTTACCACTCTTTTTGATAAAAATCAATTTGCAGATCAAGCTTCATTTTTTCCAACTCTTGATTATCCTTATGTAGAAGGTTTAAGATTAGATGAAGCTATGCACCCACTAACACTTATGGCTGTTGGTATGTATAAAAAACCTTTACTTGGACAAAATGGAGCACCGATTCGCCTTGTAGTTCCATGGAAATATGGTTTTAAAAGTATAAAATCTATCGTTAAAATAGAATTTACTAAAGAACAACCTAAAACCACATGGGAGCTTGCAAATCCTAGAGAATATGGTTTTTATGCAAATGTTAATCCAAACGTCTCTCACCCAAGATGGTCTCAAGCTAATGAGCGTCCTTTGGGAGATTTTTTCACTAAACCTACTCAAATATTTAATGGTTATGAAAAAGAAGTAGCACATTTATATAAAGATATGGATTTAAGGGTTAATTTTTAATGAGTAAAAAATTTTGCAATATTAGTAGTTTTTTGCTTTTTATTTTAAGTATATTTTATAGTTTTTATCAAATTATGCATGAATTTGATATTGTAAAATCTGTGTATTTTTATAGTGGTATATTTGGCTTAATCTTTTTTGGATTAAGCCTATTTTTTTCACTTTTAAAATATAAACACACAAAAGATTATCCTAAATTTTTAGGTTTTTATGCATTTTTTTGGGCCTTGATTCACTTTTTAAATTATTTTGCTTTTGGAAAAAATTTAGACCTAATGCTTTTTTTCAAAGATACTTTTAGTAAAAATTTAGAATTTAGTGGTTTTATAAGCTTTTTTATACTCACACTAATGTTTATAAGCTCTTTTAAATTTTTTACAAAACTCAGTAAAATTAGAAAACTGGGTTATATCTGTTTTTTAATAGCCTCTTGGCATTATTTTTTATCTGCAAAAGTTCCGCAAATTCCACATATTTTTGTTTTAAGCATTGCTATAATTTTTTTATCTTTAAAACTATGGAAAAACTATAAAAAGAGAAAAAAGGTAACTTATTATTAAATTTTATAGCATATAAAAGTTAATTTAAGAATAAAAGTATAAAAGCTTCCTTAAAATAAGAGTTAATATATCTTATTTTAAGGAAAGACAATGCAAAGAAGAGACTTTTTAAATGGAATGGCTTTAACTATACTTGCAGGAATGACTCCTTTGCAAGTTTTATATGGTAAAGAAGCTAAGATCGAAGACTTCACTAAAGAATACTACCCACCTAAATGGCTTGGACTAAGAGGAAGCAATAATGCAAGCTATGAATTTGCACATATGTTAAGAGATGGTGAAAAATTTGACTTTAGCGCTATTAAACCTAAACAAGAATATGACTTAGTTATAGTTGGAGCTGGTATTAGTGGATTAGCAGCTGCCTGTTTTTATCAAAATAAATTTGGAAAAGATAAAAAGATTTTAATTCTTGATAATCATGATGATTTTGGAGGACACGCTAGAAGAAATGAAATAGAACTAGAAGATGGAACTATTTTAAGCTATGGGGGTAGTGAAACTTTTCAATCTCCCAAAGCATTATATTCTAAAGAAGTAGTAGGATTGTTATCTTCTTTGGGTATAGATATTGATGAGTTAGCTAAACGCTTTGATATAAATTTTTACCCTGATTTAAAACTTAGTAGAGGTGTGTATTTTTCTAAAGCTGAATTTGGGGTAGATAAAGTTGTAAATGGAAATCCTAGAAAAGTAATTTGTGATGATATTCCAGAAGAAAAGAACAATGGCAAAAGTATAGAAGATTTTATAAAAGATTTTCCGCTAAATGAAAAAGACAAAAAAGATTTAATCGCTTTATTCAAAAGCAAAAAAGATTATCTAAAAGGTATGAATAAAAAACAAAGAGATGAGTATATAGCCAAGACAAGCTATAAAAATTTTTTAGAAGAAAAGGTTAAACTCTCACCTCAAGCTATAAAATTCTTTGAAGGTATGACAGATGACTTTTTAGCGTTGGGAATTGATGCTGTTTCTTGTGAAGATGCTAGAATTTCTTTTTTACCTGGATTTGATAAACTAGGTCTTGATCCTATTGAAGGTGACGCACTAGCTGAAATGGAAGAACCATATATCCACCACTGCGCTGATGGAAATGCAACTGTTGCTAGATTGATGGTTAAAAGATTGATTCCTGAAGTATCTAAAAAAGGTAAAGACATGGATGATATTACTTTAGCCCATTTTGATTATTCTAAACTCGATCTTGCTAAAAACAAAGTTCGCTTAAGATTAAATAGCACAGTAATAAATGTAGAAAATACAAACGATGGTACTTTAGTTACTTATATAAATAAAGGCAAAAATTATAGAATAAAAGCAAAAAAAGTAGTAATGGCAAATTATAATAGTATGATTCCATATATTATACCAAGCTTACCACAAGAACAAAAGGACGCTTTGAGTAAGAATGTAAAAACATCACTTTTACACACAAAAGTTATTATAAGCAATTGGGAACCATTTATAAAACTTGGAGTTCATGAAATTTACTCACCTAAAATGCCTTATGCTAGAACAAAACTTGATTATCCTATTGACATGGGAGGTTATTATCACCCAAGGGATCCTAAAAAACCTATTTGTGTTCATATGGTTTGTTCACCTTTGGTTTTTGCTTCTATACAAGGAATTGATCTTGAAGGAATGGATGCAAGAGATAGAGCTAGAATAGGTAGAAATTTATTATTTACTATGAGTTTTGAAGAGCATGAAAAAATCATTCGCGATCAGCTTCAAGGTATGTTAGGATCTGCTGGATTCAATCACGAAAAAGATATTAAAGCTATAGTTGTAAATCGCTGGGGACATTGTTATTCATATACTGAGAATAGTTTATACGATGATAATAAAGAGACACAGAAAACTATAGAACTTGCAAGAAAACCTTTTGGAAACATTGTGATAGCTAATTCAGATTCTGATTGGTCTGCTTATATGCATTCAGCAATTGACCAAGCATATCGTGCTGTTAATGAATTATAAAATCAAACTCCTAAAAGGAGTTTGAAAAAAATCAATCATCATTTTTAATGCTTATATAAATTAAAGCCAAAAGCATATAAGTTACTAATCTAGTAGCATCAGGCAAACCATTCCAAGTTTTACTCATCCACATACCAAACCATTCTGCAGCTACAACTTGAAAACCAAAAAACCAAAGTAGGCAGCAACAAGTCAATGCAATAATTCCAAATTTTTTAGCTTCATGGAAACTTTTTGCATCTGAATTTCTAGCTTTAAACATATCCAAAGCACCTTTTATAGCCGTTAACATTATGAAAGTTTCAAACATAATGATAAAAATATAAGCTATATGATGTATAACAGGTGAAGTAATAGCCCTATATACAATAGCATTGCCTAAATAATCAGGTTTGGTATCCATGCTCATGACATGCATCACAAACTGAAAATTTGAATTATAGTCTGTAACGTTTCCAAAAACAACAATAGCCGCCAAAGAGGCAACAGTTAATAAAACTATGATTTTTGAAAATCTGACTATATTAGTCATAGAAAAACAATTACAATCAACTTGCATTGATTCCCCCCCCCCTCCATAAATAATTTTGATATTTGTTATTATATTATACTAATATTTAATAAAACCTTAATAGTCTTAAAGAATTCAAAACAACCATTATAGAGCTAAAACACATTATTAAAGCCGCTAAATGCGGACTTAAAGAGATAAAAGATATAAAACCTGCTGCTATAGGAATACACAATATATTATAAATGAAAGCCCAAAAAAGATTGAGCTTTATGATGTATTTTGTCTTTTTAGAAAGTTCAAAACAATAAGATATTAAAGACAAATCATCTTTTATTAAAATCAAATCTCCACTTTTTTTAGCAAGTTCACTTGCTTTAGAAAAGCTTATGCTTGCATTAGCTAAATTTAAAGCAGGCGCATCATTAATGCCATCTCCTATAAAAAGCACTTTTTCAGTTTTCATTTTTTCTTCTATAAATTTAAGTTTTTGACTAGGTTTTAGATCAAAATAATATTCATCAATGTCCAATTCTTTTGCTATTTTGGTAATACTTTGTTTATTATCACCACTTAAAATAACACTTTTTATACCTTTTTGTTTTAAATTCATTATTAAACTTCTAGCTTCATTTTTTAATTCGTTCTTTAAGCAAACACCACCGACACAAATTCTATTTTTTGCAAAATACAACAAAGTTGGAGCCTGATTTTCAAATTTTTGCAAAAATTCTTTACTTTTTTGTATGTTGATATTATTTTCAAGCATAAGTTTTTCATTGCCTATTAAAAACACCTCTTCATTTTCTTTATATACCAAACCACTACCTATTAAAACACTTAATTTTCCTTTTAAATTTATATTTGTATTTAACTCTTTAACAAAAGCTTTTGCAATAGGATGTGAGCTTAAATTTTCAATTTGTGCGAGTTTTTGAAAGTCTTCTTGACTTAGATTATGCTTATAAATACTTAAACTATCTTGACTCAAAGTGCCTGTTTTATCAAAAATAGCAAGTTTTATATTTGCGAGGCTTTCTAAAACTGCAGGATTTTTAACCAAGATAAAATTTCTTGCACCATTTGCTAACGCACTTACTATAGCTATAGGTGTTGCCAAACCTAAAGCACAAGGACAAGAAATCAAAAGTGTGGCGCAAGCATGCAAAAACGCCGAATTTATTCCTTCTTTAAAATACCAAAATCCAAATACAAAAACCGATAGAACAATAACACAAGCTACAAAATATGCTGAAATTTTATTAGCTAAACTTGCCAAAGGGGTTTTAACATTCCCAGCTTTAAAAACCATGTCTTTGATTTGCTCTAACGAACTTTCAATAGCTTTTTTATCTGCTTTTATTTTTAAATTTCCGTTAATAAGCACACTTCCTGCTAAAATTTCATCGCCTTGTTTTTTAAAAAGTGGTAAAAATTCTCCTGTTAAAAAACTTACATCTACTTCAGCTTCACCATTTATAATCACTCCATCAGCAACAACACTCTCACCCTCTTTTACCAAAATTACATCATCTTTTTTTACAAAAGCACTAGAAATACTTTTTATACTACCATTGTCTAAAAGTATATTAGCTTTTTTTATATCTATATCTTTTAATTTGTTTTGATATTCTAAAGATTTAAATTTAGCCCTTTCCTCTAAATATTTACCGAGTAAAACAAAACTTATAATCATTGCCCCACCGCTAAAATATAAATATTCATCTTTGCTAAATATTTCAAAATACACAAGAAAAGAATACATAAAAGAAGTAAAAGCGCCTAAAGATATCAAGGTATTCATATCTAAATTTTTATGTTTTAAACCCTTAAAAGCATGGATAAAAAAATCTTTCCCACAATAAAAAATTGCTATCATAGATAAAAACATTTGAATCAAAGCAGAATTATTTCCTTGAATAAACATTTCAAAATACATCACAATAGAACTTAAAACTATACTCGTTATAAGTTTTATTTTCATTTTCTTAAGTTCTTGAAGTTTAAACTCATATAAATTTTGTTCATCTTGCAATACTTCAAAACCTAAAGCTTGGATTTTTTCTTTAATTTTTGTTTTTAAAGATAGATCTTTAAGTAAAAATACTCCACTAGAATTTACATAAGAAACACTAACATCTTCTACTCCATCAATCCTAGAACAAACTTTTTCTATAGCATTGGAACAATTAACGCAAGTCATATTGCCTATTTTTAATTTTAATTCATGCTTCATCTAATTCAAAGCCTAAATCTTGTAGTTGTTTTTTAAACTCATCAAGCTGCTCTGCTTTCAAATCAATTTCTATGCTTTTACTTTCAACGTCAATTTGCATAATACCAAATTCTTCTTCTAATGAAGCCTTGATTAAATTTACACAACTTTGACAATTAATATTTTTTGTTTTTATTTTCATCATATTTTCCTTTTTATTGGTTGAATGGTACAATGACCTATTTCAAAATTTTCATATAATTTTTTAGCAATTTTTTTATATAAAATATCAAAATCTTCTAAAGTCTCAACATTAATTTTGATATGCATCGATGCTACAAGCATTTTATTGGTTATTTGAGTTATGTGCAAATCAATAATCTCAAGTACTTCTTTATGTTCCATAACAGTTTCACGAACTTTTTCCACATTAACAGGAGAGGTTTCGAGTAAAATGTTACCACTTTGTTTTAATAAAATAATTGCCCATCTAATTAATAATAAAGATAAAATTAAAGCTAATATCGTATCAATATATACTACATTAGTAAAATATACAATAATTCCACCAATAATAACTACTACCGAACCCAACAAATCACTCATCATATGTAAAAAAGCTGATTTCATATTTACATTATCTAAATTAGCTCCTTTAAACATCATAAAACCATTAATTGCATTTACTATTAATCCTAAAAATGCAATTATTACCATTGTCTTTGCATCAATTTCACTAGGAGTGATTAGCTTTTCTATTGCTTCATAAATTATAAAAAGAGCTGAAAAAATGATTGTTAAAGCATTGATAAAAGCAACAAGAATTTCTAAGCGAAAATAGCCGAATGTTTTTTGACAATCTTGCCATTTTTCTACAGCCACTATAGCTAAAAAACTCAATGCTAGTGCAAAAACATCCGAAAACATATGTAAGGTATCACTTAAAAGAGCTAGCGAATTAGAAATAATTGAATACACAAATTGAACAAGCATCATAGAGAAAGTCATTATAAGAGAAAATTTTAAAATCTTTTTATCTATTGCCCTAGCATCTGTATGGGAATGCCCATGACTACAAGAATGATGATGAGAATGTTTTTTTAATATAGGTTGATGAGATAAATAATCATACATTGTTAAACCTTTATATAATCAAGTATTTAAAAGTATTACCGCAATAATTACTATAAAAACTCCAAATATACCAATTTTGTTTAATTTTTCTTTATAAAGTATCCAACCACCAAGACAAGTTCCAATAATACCAATAGCACCCCAAGTAGAATATGCAATACTCAGTGGAACATATTCTAAACTAAATGATAATAAGAAAAATGCAAATACTGCACAAAAAATTGCACTTAATCCCCAAAATTTATATTTAAAACCTTCAGATTTTTTTAAAAGCAAATTAGCAATAATATCTAAGACTGCAGACGCAATAATGACTAATAAATACAATTTCATTTTTCTTTTATCTCTCCTAAATTAATCATTATTATTCCTAATATAGATAAAACAATCCCAAGAATTTGAAAATTTGTCAAACTTTCTCTAAATAATAAAAATGAAACTAAAAGAATTAATACCACTCCTAAGAGCTCCCATACAGCATAGGCTATACCTATTTGAATTTTTCTTACAGCAAAACCCATAAGAAAATAAGAAAATGCAATAAATAAAGTCATAAAAATATATCCAAAAGCTTTATTTTCCATTTTTAAAAAACTTGTTCCCACTACTTCAAATATAATAGCGCCTATCAAAAAAAACCATGCAATCAAAATATCTTTTTTAATTTTCATGAATTATTACCTATTTGTTTAATTATAGTTGTGAAAATAACAATTTTTAAGAATTACACATTTTATCACAGCATTCTTTAAAATCAAATTTAGACTTATTAGTCTATACTATTATTTTAATATTAATAAAGAAAGAAGGAATTAATGGGAAGAGCGTTTGAATACCGCAGAGCCTCTAAAGAAGCAAGATGGGATAAAATGAGCAAACTTTTTCCAAAACTTGCAAAGGCCATACAAGTAGCAGCAAAAGAAGGTGGAGTTGATCCTGATATGAATCCAAAACTTCGTAGTGCCATAGCTACTGCAAAAGCCAACAATATGCCAAAAGACAATATAGATGCAGCTATTAAAAGAGCAAGTGGAAAAGATAGTGTCGATATTAAAAATATTCACTATGAAGGAAAAGCAGCACATGGTGCATTAATTATAGTTGAGTGTATGAGTGATAATCCTACACGTACAGTAGCTAATGTCAAAGCGATTTTTAGTAAAAATGGTGGGGAAATTTTACAAAATGGTTCTTTAACTTTTATGTTTTCACACAAAGCTGTATTTCATCTTGAAAAATACAATGGAGATTTGGAAGAACTTGAACTAGAACTCATTGATGCAGGACTTGAAGAGCTTGAACAAAATGAAGAAGAGTTACTAGTTATAGGTGATTATACTGCCTTTGGTGAGCTTAGTAATGCTATAGAAAAAAAAGGTTTAGTGCTTAAAAAAGCAGGACTTGAGTATCTTGCAAACAACCCTGTAAGTTTTAGTGAAGAACAACTTCTTGATATTGAAAAATTGCTTGATAAATTAGAAGATGATGATGATGTTCAAGCAGTTTATACTAATATAGAATAGGAACAAATATGCTTAAAAAAATTGATACAAAAGATGCAAAAAAATATAATTTTGCTATTATAAGCACCGAAAAAGGTGATATAAAATTAGAATTATTTCCAAATGAAGCACCACAAACTGTGTGTAATTTTGCAAATTTAGCCAATGATGGTTTTTATGATGATCTTATCTTTCATCGTGTAATACCAGATTTTGTTATACAAGGTGGCTGTCCTTATGGTATAGGATCAGGTGGTCCTGGATATGAGATAGAATGTGAATGTGATGGACAAAAACACAAACATTTAAGAGGAAGTTTATCTATGGCACATGCTGGTAGAGATACTGGTGGTTCACAATTTTTTATTTGCCATAGTCCACAGCCTCATTTAGATGGAGTTCATACTATCTTTGGACAAATCAACCCTGAAGATAAAGAAAGTTTGGAGGTACTAGATAGTATTAGAGCAGGAGATAAAATCAAAACTATTCAAATTTTAGAAAAACTTTAATTTTACTTCTCCTTAAAAATGTGCTATGATTTTTAAGGAGATTGATTATGCATTTTATTTTTATTTGTATTCATATAATTTGTGCTATATTTTTCATAGCTTATGTGTTTTTTGATGTATGTGTTTATTGTTTTGCCTATAAACATGAAAGTAAAGAAGATTGTGATAAAATTAAAAAAGCCTATACTAAATCAAGTATTATTATCTTTGCTAGTATCTTTATCTTGCTTTTATTTAGTGGATTTTATCTTTTAAGTTTTTATGAAATTAATTCTTTTTGGGATATTTTTAAAAGTAACTTTGGGATATTTTTATTTATTAAGCTTTTATTATTGGCAATAATGTTTGGCTTAACTTGTTATTCTTTGTTTTTTATAAAGATTTTAAAAAGAAAGGATCCTTTAAAATCACACTTAATTGCTTTAATTTTATGTATTTTGATAGTCATTTGTGCAAAAGCGATGCTGTATTTTTAAAACATTAAAACTAAATTTATATTATTAGCTTAAAAATAAAGGTTATTTATGCTTGGTGAAATTATAGATTTTTTACTTACTCTTGCAAAAGATTGGGGGTATTTAGGAATTATCTTTTTAATGTTTATCGAAAGCTCTTTTTTTCCTTTTCCAAGCGAAGTAGTAATGATACCTGCTGGATATTTAGCCCATCAAAACGAGCTTAACTTTTGGCTATGCTTACTTTGTGGGACATTTGGAGCTCTTTTAGGAGCTTTACTCAATTATTATTTATGTTATTTTTTAGGGCGTAAAGTTGTTTTAAAAATATGCAAATATTTTGGAGTCAACGAAAAAAAATTTACTAAATTTGAAGAATTTTTTAACAAACATGGAGAAATCTCTACTTTTAGCGGGAGATTAATACCAGGATTACGCCAGTATATTTCTTTACCTGCTGGACTTGCAAGAATGGATCTAAAAAAATTTATATTCTATACTAGTTTAGGAGCTGGTATTTGGTGTTTGATTTTACTTATACTAGGCTATGTTTTAGGAAAAAATGAAGATTTAATTAAAGAATATCTACATTTAGTCGTTATTGTTTGTATTGTTTTTACAGGTATTATTCTGGCCATATATATCTATATTCAAAAAAGGAAAGATCATGCTTCGAACTAATTTTTTTCAAATTCCATCTTTTGACGATATAGAACTTAATATCCAAAGACAATCTTTATTAAATTTTAGAATCGATTATGATGATGAAAAAGAAGTTAAGGCTATAGTTTTTCTTTTACCTGGTCTAGGCAGTGATATTAATGATACATATCAAAATAAACTTATTTATAGAGTTTTAGAAAATCATAATGTAATTTGCGTAAGTGTGGATTATTTTTGTATACAATGTAGACCACAAAATGGTGCTAAATTAATACTAGATGAATTTGATCAAAATGTCATTGCATCTATTTGTAATACTTGCCAAATAGATATTAATAATAAATATTTCAATAACTATAAAGAAGTTTTAACTTTCTTAGATACTGAAATAGCAAAATTAAAAATTAAAAATATACTACCAGAAAATAAACTCATAGATATATCTATAACTTGTGAACCACCAAATAATGAGTATCAAAATTTTGGTATTATGCAAGCATTAGATTGTTTACAAGTATTATCTTATATTAAAACAAATAATCTCTTTACTTTTAAAATAGCATCATGGGGGGGGGCTTACTCAACTTCCTATCATTCTTATTGGAAGCTCGCATGGTGGATATGTCTCGCATTTAATGGCAAAATTAATGCCATGGGAAATTGATGGAGTTATAGACAATTCTTCTTATGCTAAAGTCTTTTTACCTTTAGTTGGCTTTGCAAAGGAAATAAATTTCGTAAAATATTATGAAGCTTCTTATATAGACCCAAAATATACAAATTTAAAACTAAACTTTTTTACTAAAACACATTTTACAAGCAATCCTAATTCACCATATTATTTTTCAAAAGCACATTATAGAATTCGTAATATTTTAGATGAAGACCATTTACAAATACAAGCACAATTTCCAAAAACTATATATAGATCTTACCACAGTGTGCAAGATTTAAGACTTGCTCCACCTGAAGATAAAATACAACTATACAATACCTTACAAAAACTAGGCTTTGATGCGTGTTTAACAATGATAGAAAATGAAAATCAAATCGATGGAAAATTTATTAAAAATCTTGAACATGGTATGGGTATGTCTTTAAAAATGCTAATTAACAAAGAACTGCCAATAATGTTAGAAAAAATTTCAAAACAAAAGAAAAAAATAAATATTAAAAAAATCACTTACCCAAGTGAAAATTTACTCTATACTTTTTTTAAAAACGAAAATGATTTTCCACAATTTTTGTTAGAATATTTTTAGTTTTATAAGATTTTATATTTTAATTTGATAAAATATCATAAAATTTTTAAAGAACTTTATATGGAAAAGCCATCAATTCAAAATTTGACTCATTTTTTGATTGAATACACTACAACTTTTCTTAGTGCAGGAACATATACTGCTAGAGTTGCAAAGTGTGTCGATAGAATAGCTAATGCTTATGGTTATGAAATTAATATGAATTTTTTCTTTCACCATACAACATTAAATATTTTTGATAAAGAAAACAATTCTATACAAAGAACTTATATTATTCCTAATAAATATAAGCATATTAATTTTAAGGTTATTTTAGAACTTAGTGCTTTAAGTTGGCAAATTCATGATCATAGATATGATTTAGAAGAGGCTGTAAAATATTTCAATGAAATTATTCTAACTAAAAGATATCCTTTCTCTATAAATCTATTTTTAGTATCTGTTTCAAATTCTGCTTTTTGCAAATTATTTGGAGGAGATTTATATGGCTGTTTATTTATATTTTTTGCTACTTTCATAGGACTTAGTTTAAGATTTTTATTAACAATTTTAAAAATTGATTTAAGAATACAATACATTTTTTGTTCGTTTATATCATCTT
Coding sequences:
- a CDS encoding cation diffusion facilitator family transporter; its protein translation is MYDYLSHQPILKKHSHHHSCSHGHSHTDARAIDKKILKFSLIMTFSMMLVQFVYSIISNSLALLSDTLHMFSDVFALALSFLAIVAVEKWQDCQKTFGYFRLEILVAFINALTIIFSALFIIYEAIEKLITPSEIDAKTMVIIAFLGLIVNAINGFMMFKGANLDNVNMKSAFLHMMSDLLGSVVVIIGGIIVYFTNVVYIDTILALILSLLLIRWAIILLKQSGNILLETSPVNVEKVRETVMEHKEVLEIIDLHITQITNKMLVASMHIKINVETLEDFDILYKKIAKKLYENFEIGHCTIQPIKRKI
- a CDS encoding YebC/PmpR family DNA-binding transcriptional regulator, with protein sequence MGRAFEYRRASKEARWDKMSKLFPKLAKAIQVAAKEGGVDPDMNPKLRSAIATAKANNMPKDNIDAAIKRASGKDSVDIKNIHYEGKAAHGALIIVECMSDNPTRTVANVKAIFSKNGGEILQNGSLTFMFSHKAVFHLEKYNGDLEELELELIDAGLEELEQNEEELLVIGDYTAFGELSNAIEKKGLVLKKAGLEYLANNPVSFSEEQLLDIEKLLDKLEDDDDVQAVYTNIE
- the msrP gene encoding protein-methionine-sulfoxide reductase catalytic subunit MsrP yields the protein MNITHEKLYKKRRHFLKLGTGALVSSALIQSKLMALNFLPDANSEKLKLSDEKIATNYINFYEFSTDKKRAVELAKNFNTKGWKIEISGEVEEPLALTMEDLLAFPLEERIYRFRCVETWSMVVPWVGFELRALIEKCKVKSNAKFIKFTTLFDKNQFADQASFFPTLDYPYVEGLRLDEAMHPLTLMAVGMYKKPLLGQNGAPIRLVVPWKYGFKSIKSIVKIEFTKEQPKTTWELANPREYGFYANVNPNVSHPRWSQANERPLGDFFTKPTQIFNGYEKEVAHLYKDMDLRVNF
- a CDS encoding heavy-metal-associated domain-containing protein, which gives rise to MKIKTKNINCQSCVNLIKASLEEEFGIMQIDVESKSIEIDLKAEQLDEFKKQLQDLGFELDEA
- a CDS encoding DMT family transporter — its product is MKIKKDILIAWFFLIGAIIFEVVGTSFLKMENKAFGYIFMTLFIAFSYFLMGFAVRKIQIGIAYAVWELLGVVLILLVSFLLFRESLTNFQILGIVLSILGIIMINLGEIKEK
- a CDS encoding NAD(P)/FAD-dependent oxidoreductase, which translates into the protein MQRRDFLNGMALTILAGMTPLQVLYGKEAKIEDFTKEYYPPKWLGLRGSNNASYEFAHMLRDGEKFDFSAIKPKQEYDLVIVGAGISGLAAACFYQNKFGKDKKILILDNHDDFGGHARRNEIELEDGTILSYGGSETFQSPKALYSKEVVGLLSSLGIDIDELAKRFDINFYPDLKLSRGVYFSKAEFGVDKVVNGNPRKVICDDIPEEKNNGKSIEDFIKDFPLNEKDKKDLIALFKSKKDYLKGMNKKQRDEYIAKTSYKNFLEEKVKLSPQAIKFFEGMTDDFLALGIDAVSCEDARISFLPGFDKLGLDPIEGDALAEMEEPYIHHCADGNATVARLMVKRLIPEVSKKGKDMDDITLAHFDYSKLDLAKNKVRLRLNSTVINVENTNDGTLVTYINKGKNYRIKAKKVVMANYNSMIPYIIPSLPQEQKDALSKNVKTSLLHTKVIISNWEPFIKLGVHEIYSPKMPYARTKLDYPIDMGGYYHPRDPKKPICVHMVCSPLVFASIQGIDLEGMDARDRARIGRNLLFTMSFEEHEKIIRDQLQGMLGSAGFNHEKDIKAIVVNRWGHCYSYTENSLYDDNKETQKTIELARKPFGNIVIANSDSDWSAYMHSAIDQAYRAVNEL
- a CDS encoding ferric reductase; amino-acid sequence: MSKKFCNISSFLLFILSIFYSFYQIMHEFDIVKSVYFYSGIFGLIFFGLSLFFSLLKYKHTKDYPKFLGFYAFFWALIHFLNYFAFGKNLDLMLFFKDTFSKNLEFSGFISFFILTLMFISSFKFFTKLSKIRKLGYICFLIASWHYFLSAKVPQIPHIFVLSIAIIFLSLKLWKNYKKRKKVTYY
- a CDS encoding DUF2165 family protein — protein: MQVDCNCFSMTNIVRFSKIIVLLTVASLAAIVVFGNVTDYNSNFQFVMHVMSMDTKPDYLGNAIVYRAITSPVIHHIAYIFIIMFETFIMLTAIKGALDMFKARNSDAKSFHEAKKFGIIALTCCCLLWFFGFQVVAAEWFGMWMSKTWNGLPDATRLVTYMLLALIYISIKNDD
- a CDS encoding peptidyl-prolyl cis-trans isomerase B — its product is MLKKIDTKDAKKYNFAIISTEKGDIKLELFPNEAPQTVCNFANLANDGFYDDLIFHRVIPDFVIQGGCPYGIGSGGPGYEIECECDGQKHKHLRGSLSMAHAGRDTGGSQFFICHSPQPHLDGVHTIFGQINPEDKESLEVLDSIRAGDKIKTIQILEKL
- a CDS encoding heavy metal translocating P-type ATPase: MKHELKLKIGNMTCVNCSNAIEKVCSRIDGVEDVSVSYVNSSGVFLLKDLSLKTKIKEKIQALGFEVLQDEQNLYEFKLQELKKMKIKLITSIVLSSIVMYFEMFIQGNNSALIQMFLSMIAIFYCGKDFFIHAFKGLKHKNLDMNTLISLGAFTSFMYSFLVYFEIFSKDEYLYFSGGAMIISFVLLGKYLEERAKFKSLEYQNKLKDIDIKKANILLDNGSIKSISSAFVKKDDVILVKEGESVVADGVIINGEAEVDVSFLTGEFLPLFKKQGDEILAGSVLINGNLKIKADKKAIESSLEQIKDMVFKAGNVKTPLASLANKISAYFVACVIVLSVFVFGFWYFKEGINSAFLHACATLLISCPCALGLATPIAIVSALANGARNFILVKNPAVLESLANIKLAIFDKTGTLSQDSLSIYKHNLSQEDFQKLAQIENLSSHPIAKAFVKELNTNINLKGKLSVLIGSGLVYKENEEVFLIGNEKLMLENNINIQKSKEFLQKFENQAPTLLYFAKNRICVGGVCLKNELKNEARSLIMNLKQKGIKSVILSGDNKQSITKIAKELDIDEYYFDLKPSQKLKFIEEKMKTEKVLFIGDGINDAPALNLANASISFSKASELAKKSGDLILIKDDLSLISYCFELSKKTKYIIKLNLFWAFIYNILCIPIAAGFISFISLSPHLAALIMCFSSIMVVLNSLRLLRFY
- a CDS encoding DedA family protein; translation: MLGEIIDFLLTLAKDWGYLGIIFLMFIESSFFPFPSEVVMIPAGYLAHQNELNFWLCLLCGTFGALLGALLNYYLCYFLGRKVVLKICKYFGVNEKKFTKFEEFFNKHGEISTFSGRLIPGLRQYISLPAGLARMDLKKFIFYTSLGAGIWCLILLILGYVLGKNEDLIKEYLHLVVIVCIVFTGIILAIYIYIQKRKDHASN
- a CDS encoding DMT family transporter, with product MKLYLLVIIASAVLDIIANLLLKKSEGFKYKFWGLSAIFCAVFAFFLLSFSLEYVPLSIAYSTWGAIGIIGTCLGGWILYKEKLNKIGIFGVFIVIIAVILLNT